A region of Ochrobactrum quorumnocens DNA encodes the following proteins:
- the rocF gene encoding arginase: MHCKILGLPVQEGTGRLGCNMGPDGYRAAGIAEAIRELGHEFTDLGNLAQAELRPLTHPNPAIKALPQAVAWIEAISEAAYRESEEGFPIFLGGDHLLAAGTVPGIARRAAEKGRKQFVLWLDAHTDFHTLETTDSGNLHGTPVAYYTGQKGFEGYFPPLAAPIDPDNVCMMGIRSVDPAERAAIKQTGVAVYDMRLIDEHGVAALLRRFLQRVKEENGLLHVSLDVDFLEPSIAPAVGTTVPGGATFREAHLIMEMLHDSELVTSLDLVELNPFLDERGRTATVMVDLMASLLGRSVMDRPTINY, encoded by the coding sequence AGATTTTGGGATTACCTGTTCAGGAAGGCACTGGTCGTCTGGGCTGCAACATGGGCCCCGACGGTTATCGGGCTGCGGGCATTGCAGAAGCCATTCGCGAACTCGGCCACGAGTTTACCGATCTGGGCAATCTGGCACAGGCCGAGCTGCGTCCGCTGACCCATCCCAATCCTGCAATCAAGGCGTTGCCACAGGCCGTTGCCTGGATCGAAGCAATTAGTGAGGCTGCCTATCGCGAAAGCGAAGAAGGGTTTCCGATTTTCCTCGGCGGCGATCACCTGCTCGCCGCAGGCACAGTTCCGGGCATTGCGCGCCGTGCTGCAGAAAAGGGCCGCAAGCAGTTTGTGCTCTGGCTTGATGCCCATACGGATTTCCATACGCTGGAAACCACAGACAGTGGTAATCTGCATGGCACGCCCGTTGCTTATTACACTGGCCAGAAGGGCTTTGAGGGCTATTTCCCGCCATTAGCAGCGCCGATTGATCCTGACAATGTCTGCATGATGGGTATTCGAAGTGTTGATCCGGCAGAACGCGCTGCAATCAAGCAGACTGGCGTGGCTGTTTATGACATGCGCCTAATCGATGAGCATGGCGTGGCCGCTCTTTTACGCCGGTTCCTCCAGCGCGTGAAGGAAGAAAACGGCCTTTTGCATGTCAGCCTTGATGTCGATTTCCTAGAGCCTTCGATTGCGCCTGCTGTTGGAACCACTGTTCCAGGTGGAGCAACCTTCCGCGAAGCCCATCTGATTATGGAAATGCTGCATGACAGTGAGTTGGTGACGAGCCTCGATCTGGTGGAACTTAACCCGTTTCTCGATGAACGTGGACGCACTGCAACTGTGATGGTTGATCTGATGGCGAGCTTGCTTGGCCGCAGCGTCATGGACCGTCCAACCATCAACTATTGA